The genomic stretch TGGTATTAGGAATTTTTGCACTGCAAAAAATTCCGATTGAGCATATGCCGAATATGGATGCACCTGCGTTAGGGGTTTCTGCGGGGTATCGTGGTGCATCTGCGGAAACCGTTGAGCAATCGGTCACGCAAATTTTAGAACAAGCGATAAAAGGCATTGAAGGTTTGGAAAGCTTTCAGTCCAACAGTAGCGTGGGACGTGCAAATCTGACACTGTCGTTTGAGCAAGGAGTAGATCTCGATCAGGCACTGTTGCAAGTGCAAAATGCGGTCAATAGTGTGCTAAGTCGATTGCCTGAAGAAACCCAGCAAAATGGAGTGGCTGTTTATAAACAAGGTTATGATCAATTTGCATTACTGAGTTTATATGATGAATCGGGGAAGGCGACACCTACAGAGCTTGCTGACTATTTAATGGTGCATGTCGAACCGCGTTTTTCCCGTATTGAAGGGATGGGTGAGGTGGAGCTTTATGGCGCAGGCTATGCGATGCGCATTTGGCTCAATCCATATAAACTACGCCAATTTAATCTGATGCCGAGTGATATTCGCAATGCAGTCGAGGCACAAAATGCACCACTTGTGTCTGGTTCTATTGGTGGATTACCGACAGCGCAAGATCAATACATGAATGCCAAAGTCAGTGCGGGTTCGCGTTTAAGTAACATTGATGAATTTGAAAAAATTATTGTGAAAACAACAGATTCAGGTTCAGTACTGTACTTGAAAGATGTCGCACGTGTTGAGTTAGGGGCAGAAAGTTATAACCATTTAAATTATACCAACGGTCATTTATCCGCTGCATTATCGATTCAATTGGCGCCACGGAGTAATGCGATTGCGGTTTCAGAGCAGATGCAAACGGTATTGAAAAATGCCCAAGCCAATTTGCCTGCACATTATCAATTGCGTGTGACCATGGACAGAACCTCATTTATTACCAGTTCAATTGAACAAGTCGCGAAAACTCTGGTCGAAGCGATGGTACTGGTGGTTTTGGTGATGTTTATCTTCCTGCAAAACTGGCGCGCCACTATTATTCCTGCAGTCACGATTCCGATTGTAGTTTTAGCCACATTTGCGGTGCTGTATGTATTGGGAATGAGCTTAAACAGTTTTACCTTGTTTGCCCTGATTTTGGCGATTGGCCTGTTGGTCGATGATGCCATTGTGGTCGTGGAAAACATTGAACGTTTGATGCATGAAGAACGTTTGGATGCTCAGGCTGCAGCTTTAAAGTCAATGAAGGAAATTAGCGGTGCATTGATCGGGATTACTTTGGTCTTAACTGCTGTATTTATTCCCATGGCATTTTTTGGCAGCATGACAGGAGTCATCTATCGTCAGTTTTCTATCACGTTGGTCGTGGCAATGCTACTTTCTTTATTGGTGGCACTCATCATCACCCCTACATTTGCAGCGCAACTGCTAAAGCGTCAACCACATCAACCAAAATGGGCACAGCGTTTTAATCGTGGCATGGATAAGCTCACCATGCGTTACCAAAAGCTTTCTGCACGTAGCATGCAGTTTAAAATGACGATGTTGGCTGTATTTAGTATATGTGTTTTAGGCTTTGGCTGGCTTTATAAAACCCTGCCCGAAGGCTTGATGCCAACGGAAGATATGGGCTTTGTTATGGGTCAAATTGTGATGCCGGGCAATGCACCACGTTCTGAGATAGAAAAAGTCGGGCGTGAAGTCCAAGACTATTTAATGCAGCATGAATCTGAGCGCATCCAAAGCATTGGGATTTGGTATAGCGGAAACAATGTTGGGGTTGGGCCTTATCGTGGTCAGCTCTTTGTCGTATTAAAGGACTGGACAGCGCGTAAAAATCCTGAAGATAGCGTCTTTGTCATTGTAGATCGTGCACAAAAGCACTTTGCCAATCATGCCAATGCCCAGATTTTCTTTATGGCGCCTTCTATGTCTAGTAATGGACGTGTGGTCGACTTCTGGTTACAAGATTTAGATTCACGGGGCAGCGAGTTTTTACAGCAATCCTTCTCTGAGATTGAAACTCGTGCCAAAGCAAAATCATCGATTGAATATTTACAACTTGATGTACCCAAAGAAAGTGCCGAGCTGAATATTAAACTGGATATAGAACGCTTACTCAAATATGCCGTACCTCAGCAAAGTTTTAACAGTACGTTGGCTGCGGCTTGGAGTGGTACCTACATCAACGACTTTATTGATCGTGGGCAAATCAAACGTGTCATCATGCAAGGTGAAGCGGAATTTCGTTCTAAACCTGAAGATTTGGCACATTGGCATGTCCGTAATAGCAAAGGCGAAATGTTATCGTTTAATCAATTCACTACGCTGAATTGGCAAGGTGGACCGAATAGTATCAACCGTTATATGGGCTATAACGCCGTGCCTGTATATGCAGGTATTCCCAAAGATCAATTTTCGAGTCAAACCATGTACGATGTCGAAGCTTTAATCGATGAACAAGACGGGGTGAATTTGGCCTGGAGCGGAGCCGCACTAGAAGAAAAACGCAGCAGCGGGCAAGCTATTTTCTTGTATCTAATTTCAATTGCCTTTATTTTCTTATGTTTAACGGCACTCTATGAAAGCTGGACGATTCCTGCTGTGGTGTTGACCGCGATTCCTTTGGGCGTGGGAGGAAGTATTCTGTTCTGTGCATGGTTTGGTTTTGCGAACGATATTTACTTTCATATCGCCTTGCTGACGACTATCGGTCTGTCCTGCAAAAATGCAATTTTGATTGTAGAGTTTGCTGCACAAGCAGAGCGGGCAGGTCATACTCCTGTTCAGTCAGCGCTATTGGCCGCGGGCTTACGCTTGCGTCCTATTGTCATGACCTCCATTGCATTTGCAGCGGGTGTATTGCCTTTGATGTTTGCCACAGGCGTCAGTGCAATCAGCCGGCAGGAGATTGGCAGCAGTGTTTTTGGTGGGGTGCTATTTGCTACTGTTCTGGTACTGCTGTTTATTCCCTTTATGTATGTATTGATCCGTGGTCTGATGATTAAAAAAACAGTTTCTCAATCAGTGGTGATAGAGCATCCATCTTTAGAAAGTGAACAAGCCTGACTCAGTCAGGCTTTTTTCTGGCTAAATATCGAGGAATTGATTTATACAAAAAATATCGTCATATTGCAGCATGATCATTAAAATTATTCACATGAAAAATTAGGATACATAGGGATCAGGACAAACCTCTCTTGACTGCCAGACTTTTATAATGAGCTGCTTATGCCAACAATTTCAGAAAAAATCCAGCATATCCAACAACAATTACATTCTGAAAATCACGGCATGGCTGTAGGTTTACTCACTCAGCTGAATGTCGCCGATCAGGCGCGCATTTTAAGTCGTTTAGATGCTCGGCAACAGGCCCAAATTTTAAGGGAACTGAATGAATCAAGCTTGGTCTATGCTTTTATGCCCCTAGGGCAGCAGTTAAACGTGACCAAGCACTTATCCATTTCAGAACTTGTTCCCATTCTGGACGCAATGCCTTCTGATGATTTTGTCGATATTTATAAGCAGTTTTCGCCGCCGCTACAGCTGCAATTGATGGGCGCATTATCTGAAAAATCCCAGCAAACACTCAAAGATCTGGCCATCTATCCGGAAGGTACGGCTGGGGCCATGATGAGCTCAAGTTTTGTGACACTCTCACCCGATTTAACCATGGATGAAGCGATACAGGTTTTACGTGTGGTGGCCGCCGGGCAGGAAACCCTGTATCTGATTTATATTGTCGATGCAGAAAAACGGCTGATCGGTGTGATTTCCTTAAGGCAGATCATACAAGCCTTACCTGAGCTGAGCATTGCCGAGGTGATGCAGCGTGATGTCATTTCTGCCCAGGTAACAGATGATCAGGAAATTGTAGCTCGAGCCTTGGCCTATTATGATTTTATTGCTCTGCCTGTAGTTGATGCACAGCAAAAACTCTTAGGAATTGTTACTTATGACGATGCTATGGACATTGTCGAAGCCGAAACCACTGAAGATATTTTAAAGTCGGGTGCAGTGACACCGTTGACTGAATTGAGCCTTAAAACTGCCCCGATTTTGACCCTGTATCAGAAGCGGGTCTTTTGGCTGGTCATTCTGGTTTTTGGCAGTCTGCTCTCTGGAATCGGGATTGCACACTTTGAAGAGATCATTGCCGCACATATCGTGTTGGTATTTTTCTTACCACTTTTGGTGGGCAGTGGCGGGAATGCCGGTTCGCAATCCGCCACCTTGATGGTGCGTGCCTTGGCCACAGGCGATGTCGAGTTTAAGGACTGGTTTAACTTGCTCAGTCGCGAATCTCTGGTGGCGCTGTGCTTAGGCGGCACCATGGCAATTGCCGTATCCATTCTGGGTTATATTCGGGGTGATGTCATGGTCGCTGTGGTGCTGGCCATCAGTATGCTCGGGATTGTGTCGATGGGCTGCCTGATCGGCATGAGTTTGCCTTTTATTTTAAATAAACTCAAACTTGATCCTGCCAGTGCTTCGGCGCCGTTGGTGACTTCCATCTGCGATGCTACCGGTGTAATTCTGTATTTATTCGTTGCTTCCAAATTATTGTTTTAATTCACAGATTGATACATCAGCGTAGAAAAAATACTTTATGCTCAAGAAAATCAGCATTATTTCTGGAATAACCTATGCCTGAGCCTGAACAAAAACCAAAATTAAGCCAACAAGAGGTGATACGTCTGGAACGTGATCTGGCCAAGTTTGCCAATATGATGGACTCCGTGGTGCGTATTCCGTTTACCAAGCAAGGGGTGGGGGCAGACGCAGCTTTGAGTACGATTCCGGTTGCTGGAGATATTGCCGGTTTTGTATTGACCTGTTATGCCATTCATAAGGCCAAACAGATCGGGGTTCCGAGTGCCAAACTCAATCCGGTGATGAAAATGGCGGCGATCGATGCGGTAGTAGGATTTATTCCGGTGGCAGGCACGGTCTTTGATATTTTTATTCGGCCCAGTCGCAAAGCGCTCGATGTCGTGCACCTGCATATTCGCGAGGAATATCAGATTAATAGCGATCGACATGTGGTGCATCCATTTTTGCATGAAAGTCTGGAACGCAAACAACAGCAATCTGGATTCTGGCGCAATCCTGTGGTGGCCTGGATCTGGATTCATATTCCGGATATTTTAGGCACTTTATTCCTGATTTTATTTATCTTCGCGATCGGGTGGGGTGCTATGGCGCTGTATCAATGGTTCAGCCAATGATAGGTCAGCTAAAGAATAATTAAATCCAATAAAAAAGCCTGCAATTGCAGGCTTTTCTTGAATCAAAACTCAAGTTTTACTTAAGCACAATCAAGTTGTTGCAATGCAGCGACACGCTGTTCGATGCTTGGATGCGTCTGGAACAAGGCAGCAAGGCTAAAGCCTTCTTCTTTACCCGCAGAAATCGCAAATGCTTTCATTTCTTTCGGCATGGCATCCGGCATTTCAGATTCTGCCTGTAAGCGCAGTAATGCTGAAATCATGGCTTGTTTACCTGCCAAACGTGCGCCTGCTTCATCAGCACGGTATTCACGGTGACGAGAGAACCACATCACAATCGACGATGCCAAGATACCGAACACGATATCTAGCACAATAGTAATCACGAAATAGGCAATACCCGGGGCTTCACCTTCTTCACGACCAAAGACATTGCGGTCAATAAAATCGCCCGCGACACGTGCGAAGAACATCACGAAGGCGTTCACAACACCTTGGATCAGTGCCAGAGTGACCATGTCACCATTGGCGACGTGACCAATCTCATGCGCCAATACTGCACGAAGTTCGTCTTTGTTCATACGCTCAAGCAAGCCGGTTGATACCGCAACGAGAGCATCGTTTTTGTTCCAGCCAGTGGCAAAGGCATTCGACTGGTAAGAGGGGAAAATACCCACTTCCGGCATTTTAATGCCTGCACGCTGAGAAAGTTGTGCAACTTCTTGGAGCAACCAGGCTTCAGCTTGGTTACGAGGTGCATTCGGGTCAATCAGTTCAGTACCCGTGGTCTTTTTCGCCATCCATTTAGACATGAACAGGGAAATCATTGAGCCGACCATACCGAACACAAAACAGATGACCAACAGGTTGCCTAGATTCAAGCCACCTGCGCCATGGTAACTACCGACACCGAAGAGTGACAAGATAATGCCAGCTACAACCAGTACCGCGAGGTTGGTTAGCAAGAACAAACCAATCCGCATCATTGAGAAATCCTCTTATTACAGAAAAATAATCTGATTATTAAATGTAAATCATTGAAATCAATATGCGGTGAAATGGAGAAGAATTCAAGGAAAAAATAGCATTTGGCTACAAAAAACACAGGATATTTTTTGTACTAATTAAAACATAGGTCTTTAAAAACAAAGCTGTTTAGAAATTATTCACTCAAATATATTTTTGCAGATGCTGACGCATTGGCGGTGGCATATGAGCCTGCCGGTGCATCGGTGAAACTGCCATCCGCTTGAGCAATGATCTGACGCTGATACTTGGCAGCCTGAATATTGGAAGCTGTGGTGGTTCCAGTCGAATAATTGTCAGAACTGGCAATCACACGGCCAGTATCAGAAGATGCTGTATAGGCAGCACTATGATTACCTAGACCTTGAGCATATAGGTTCTGATAACGGCTGCTGACACGACGGACATAGTCCTGAGTTTCACGAAACGGTGGTACGCCCTTATATTTGGCAACATTACCTTCACCGGCATTATAGCCGGCCAGTGCCAAGGTGGTATTGCCATTAAAACGTTTCAATAACCAGGCCAGATATTTGGCACCTGCCATAATATTCTGCTGCGGGTCATAAGCATTGCTGACATTAAAACGACGGGCAGTCGCGGGCATGAGTTGCATTAAGCCCTGTGCACCGACTGGAGAACGTGCCTGCACATTAAAACCGGATTCGGTATGCATCACGGCTTTAATCAAGCCTTCAGATACACCATAGGTTTGTGCTGCCTGACGGATGATCGAGTCATAGGCATTTTTATTTTTACTATAACTTGGCAATACCGAAGCTTCACTTGAACCCCAGTTGCTATAACTGTGAATATTGCTGTCTGGATAATAGGTTTTCTTTTCTACCTGTAGATGGTTATAGCGACTTTTCTTATTGGTCAATAAAGTACTGCCATTACTGTCACGTAATTGATAGATCGTTTGACCGGCATAAGCAAAATGACAACAGCTTGCTAATAGCAAACCACTGATCCCATAACGCCCCAAAACATACACATTTATTTTCATTGTTTATATTAAGTAAACACAAGCGAGAAAAATTCAATAAAGAGTTTAACAAAAAATTACGGAATGAAAAGACTTGTGCGCTGCATTTATAAACGAGTTTGTAAATGCAAGTCATTTTTTACATTTTAGCAGTAGAAAAAAAAATATGATTTAATTTAAAACCTTAGGCTTGACAGGTTTAACTAATTGATTTTTATAAATAATTAAATTGATCAAAAAATGATCAATTCAAAGAAAAGCCTTATCTTTTGAGCCGGACAAGTTGTCAAGTCTGTTTCAATCCACAAAGTTATCCACAGCTTTTGTGGACAACTGTGGAAAAGTCCAAAAGATAAGCATCTTGACTAAAAAATGAACGCAATCGTTCAATATATCAATCTAAATAAAACATGAAAATGAAACTAATAAGACATTTTCATGAAAATAAATTCTTTTGATGCGATAGCGGTCTGAATCGGCTAAAATTGCGCGGTATTTTTTTTATGGGTTAATCTCGTCTATGTACTCGCCAGTTGAGTCCGAACAAGGATTTAATTTCAAACCTGAACTGCCAACAAGCTCAGCCTACTACCGTTTGTTGAAGAAGCTTCGCCGCCAGGTCGGACATGCCATTCGTGACTTCAAGATGATTGAAGAAGGCGATAAGGTCATGGTGTGTATTTCTGGTGGTAAAGACAGTTATACCCTGTTGGATATCCTGCTACAGTTCAAGCGCATCGCACCGATCAATTTCGATGTAGTGGCTGTAAATCTGGATCAGAAACAGCCAGGCTTCCCTGAAGATGTTCTACCGCGTTATTTAGAAGAAAATAATATTCCGTATTACATTCTGGAAAAAGACACCTACAGCATTACCAAAAAACTGACGCCAGAAGGCAAAACCTATTGTGCAGTCTGTTCGCGTTTGCGTCGTGGTTCTTTATACGGTTTTGCGCAGGAAATTGGCGCGACCAAAGTTGCTTTAGGCCATCATCGTGATGATATCTTGGCGACTTTCTTCCTGAACCTGTTCCATGGCGGCAGCTTGAAAGCCATGCCACCAAAACTGTTGTCTTCAGACAAAAAGAACATTCTGATTCGCCCACTGGCCTATGTGGAAGAAAAAGACATCATCAAATATGCAGAAATGCGTCAATTTCCAATTATTCCATGTAATTTATGTGGCTCTCAGGACAACCTGCAGCGCGCAATTATCAATGACATGTTACGTGATTGGGATAAAGCACATCCAAAACGTCTGCACAGCATTTTTGGCGCATTGCAAAATGTTTCGCCATCGCAGCTGGTCGATCGTGAATTATTTGATTTTGAAGTGCTGGACAGCCAGCGTGAATTCGACTTCAAAGGCGGTGATTCAACTGAAGAAGCTGTGGAAGGCGAGAACCGTCGGATCAATATGGTCAATCTGGGCTTTGCTGCAGACTAATTTTAGAACGTGTAGACATCAGCCTGCGGGTTGATGTCTGCTTATAAACATAAATAAAAATAGAACTACAAAAATTGAACGGCGCGTACAAAATTCGTTAGCCTTTGCGCTAATGATCATGATATAACAAAGCACAAGCATAATAGCTTCAACATGATGTCGTCTGGATAGTCGACACAAATGAACAAATAATTTGAGGAAAGATCATGCCTGCTTTTTTAACTGATGATTGGTTTTCAACTGTAGAAACTCTAACTGCGCAAGCTGGCGATTTGAATTTGCCACCAGCTTTGGCGAACCTTGCGATTAATTTGGTTGTAGCGGACACTACAGGTAATACTGAACTATCTTTAGATGGTGGGGCAATCAAAAAAGGTTTGTCTTCAAATGCCAAAACTACGCTGAATATGGATGGCGAAACTCTACGTAAAGTTTTTCTAGAGTTTGATATGGCTGCTGCGATGCAGGCCTTCATGACAGGTAAAATCAAAGTACAGGGTGATATGTCACAATTGATGGCACTTCAAACTGCAAAACCAAGTCAGGAACAAAAAGATTTGTTCAAGAAAGTACTTGAAAATACCACGGCTTAATTCTGCTAAGACATTCGCCCGAATAAAGACCAAAAAAGCTTACCCTGAGGTAAGCTTTTTTTATGGCATTTTGATTAACGCTAAGATTTCAGCTTAGATATTCACCAATTGCGGTGTAGTCTTGATATGCTCCAGATAAGCACGAATACGGGTTACATATTGCACCGCTTGACGGTAACGACCATTATTGGCCTTATTCTGATCCAGATAGGCATATAAATTCACCCAGTTATTCGGGTTCTTGCCTTGCGACTGAATGCGCTTTTGCAACTGATTCACTGCACCTGGGCCCATATTATAAGCCACCAGTGCAAACCAGTTTCGATCTGGAAAAGGAATATGATCATAGCGACTAAGCATTTGATCATAATACTTGGCACCACCCTGAATGCTTTGAGCCGGATCAGTACGGTTACTCACGCCCATTGCTTTGGCTGTACTGTTGGTCAGCATCATCAAACCACGCACACCCGTCGGAGAAACTGAATTCGGTTTCAGATAAGATTCCTGATAACCAATGGCCGCCAGTAAATGCCAATCCAGATCATACTGCTGCGCTGTCTGTTTAAAACTCGCTTCATAGATCGGCAGGCGATTGTTCAAATCACGTTGAATGGTGGTCCAGGATTCCTCTTTCACCACATTCTGATTATAAAATGAAGCAAGCTGCTTGATGGCACCACTTTGTTTGCCTTTGCAGACAAAAGCACTGGCCGTTTGGCTCAAAGGATCTGTAGCAGATTTAAACACCAGATTTAAATTGGTATTCAAGCCATTACTTGACAGAATCGATTCATCGCCACAAGTGGCTGAGAATGACGTCAAACGCTTGTTTTCAATGGTGCGTATATCGGTAGTTGTCATAGCCAGATTGGCTTTACCCTGAGCAACCCATTGTAGTGCCGTATTATTATCAGGAACGATTTTAAAATCGAGCTTTACATTCAGATTGTTGGCATAGTTACGAACCAGATCATAACCGAAGCCATGTAGATGTTGTCCATCCTGAAATACGGTAGTCGGATTTTCAACCGCAACCACGGTCAACTTATTGCTATTGACCACATGATCAAACTGAAGTGTGGTCTTACTTGCATTGATACTGTGTAGGGGAATAAATGCAGTGCTCAGTACAAGTGCTTTCAAAGGGAGAGAAGAAATTACAGATCTTAGGCAAAGCCTCGACCCAGTGGATGAACTACTGTGCATGTTGTCTCCGCTACAAGTAATTTATGCCCTAAAAATCACAGCCAACAAAGCCAGAAATTTTAACAGTTTGATAAATTCAATAAGGGTTGGGCAGTCATGACGTCATTCAAAATGACAAGAGATTTAAAGATAATTATGTAGAAAAACTACATAGATTAAAAAGTAAGCATTTCCGGAAGTTGCTGGCATATTAATGATCTGAAAAACGATTGTCAAATTTTGTACACAAATTATTTTTAAAAATAATTTTAAAATATTGAAATATAAAGTTAATTTTTTTGGAATTTTACCATTGTGTTAAAATGGTAAATAAAATAATCTGTTTGTAAGTTAAAACACTGAAAATATGATCAGCAAGACGTATGAAATCCAACTTAATCACCCGTGCTGGACACGATAAATTGGTGGCAGAACTTAAAAATCTCTGGCATGAAGAGCGCCCTGAAATTACCAAAAAAGTGAACTGGGCCGCCAGTCTTGGCGACCGTTCTGAAAACGCAGACTACCAATATAACAAGCAAATTTTACGTAAAATTGATCGACGGGTCAGGTATCTCGGCAAGCGCCTCGAAGAACTGAAAATCATCGATTTTTCCCCGGAGCAGGAAGGGAAAGTTTATTTTGGTGCCTGGGTAGAAATTGAAAATGAAGAAGGCGAACAAAAAACTTTACGTATTGTCGGTGTAGATGAAATTTATGATCATCATCCGCAGCATATATCGATCAGTTCACCGATGGCACGCGCGTTATTGGGCAAGCAGGTCGATGATGAGGCCGAGGTATTGACCCCCTCCGGCAAGAAACTCTGGTTCATCAATTCAATTCGTTATGAAAAGCCAGAAAATTCAGCAGATTAATGGAATTGATTTTATTTTGTGCAGTTGATGCAGTGAAAGCATAAAAATATTTGCCAAGCGTGATTTTTGTTTATATCATGTCGGCCATGGAAGCGTGGCAGAGCGGTTTAATGCACCGGTCTTGAAAACCGACGAGGGTGTGAGTCCTCCGTGAGTTCGAATCTCACCGCTTCCGCCAAATTTTAAAAACCCAGTCAATTTGACTGGGTTTTTTTATGTCTGAATATTTTTTCAGTTGTTGATCCACTTGATGCTGAATGTGATTATTTCTCTCATCATTCTCTACTGAGTTAAATTCAACTCAAGATCATTGCAATACTAAAATCTTTGAATGAAAATACTCAGATTGGCTTTGATTTCGGATGATTTTTAGCTGAATAAGCTGCTTTTTATAGAAGTTTCGCTAAATTTTATTGCCAAAAATCTAATTTATTTATATGATGGCGGCCAAGGAAGCGTGGCAGAGCGGTTTAATGCACCGGTCTTGAAAACCGACGAGGGTGTGAGTCCTCCGTGAGTTCGAATCTCACCGCTTCCGCCAAATTTTAAAAACCCCAGTCGAAAGATTGGGGTTTTTCTTTTTAGGCTGCAGATCTTGAATATTAAATTCTTCAGTCCTGAACTTAATTCATAAAATCTTGAAAAATGGACGTATCGGCCAAATATAGAGTCAGAGGCGTCAACGCGCTATCATACGCCCAAGCATCATATGGATCTCATTATGAAAATTGTCGCAGATGAAAATCTGGCATTTACCGATTATTTCTTTTCCGAATTTGGTGATATTCAACATCGTGCAGGGCGAACCTTAAGCGCAGATGATGTCAAAGATGCCGATAGCCTATTGGTACGTTCAGTGACTCAGGTCAATGAAGTACTGCTACAGAATAGTTCGATTAAATTTGTGGGTAGTGCCACCATTGGCACAGATCATTTGGATATTGCTGCATTAGAACAGCATGGGATTCAATGGAGTAATGCAGCCGGCTGTAATGCGCAAGCAGTGGCTGAATATGTGATTACCGCGTTATTGCAGGTGCGTCCTGAATTACTCGATGCCAATGCGACATTTACCTTGGGTATTGTCGGTTTGGGTAATGTCGGAACCCGACTGGCTTATATGGCGAAGCTCTTGGGCTGGCGCGTGATCGGTTGCGATCCTTTTGTGCAAAGAGAGCAGGTTGATCAAGTCGAATTTCATGAACTGCTGCAGCAGGCGGACGCCGTTTCAATTCATGTCCCTTTAACCAAAACAGGCATATATCCAACCTATCATTTATTTAATGCTACTGCGTTGGCAAAAATGCAGCCTGACGCGATCCTGATTAACTCAGCGCGTGGGCCAGTGATTGAAGAAACTGCCTTAATTCAAGATATTAAAGCGACACAACGCCCCGTAATTTTGGATGTTTTTGAACACGAACCGCTGATTTCAGCAGAACTTCTGGATCTGGTGACTTTGGTGACTCCGCATATTGCCGGCTATAGCCTGGAAGGCAAGGCACGTGGTACCCAGATGATTTACGAAGCTTTTTGTCAAACTTTCGGTTTTGCAGCCAATAAACAGTTTGAATCCCAGCTGCCTATCTGTGAGCAGTTTTTTCAGGGGCAGGATTTAAAAATGGCATTGCAACAGCATTTATCCCAAATTTATGACATTGCTCGTGATGATGCCAATCTACGTGCCTGTCTCAAAGAAGGCAAAATCGATCAGCAGGCATTTGATCATTTACGTAAAACCTATCCGCTGCGTCGTGAGTGGGCAGCACATGGTGGGCCGAAGGCATGACGATGACGTATCAACCCACTTGTGACCTTCAAGCCATGCGTGCACGGGCGACCTTATATCGTCAAATCCGTCAATTTTTCGCTGAGCGGGATGTATTAGAGGTGGAAACACCGATTTTGTCTCAAGCCGGTGTGACCGATGTGCATTTAGCCTCGGTACAGGCACAGCGCCATGTGCTGGGTAAACTGAATACGCATTATTTGCAGACCTCACCCGAATTTGCTATGAAGCGCTTATTGGCCAGTGGTAGTGGACCCATTTACCAAATCTGTAAGGTCTTCCGCAATGATGAGCATGGACGCAAGCACAATAGCGAATTCACCATGCTGGAATGGTATCGCCCGGGATTTAGCTTAAAAGATCTGATGTTTGAAGTATCGGATTTGCTGAATGTGACTTTGAAAGCACGTTTTGGCGAAATCCGTCCGACCATTCTAAGCTATAAACATGCTTTCATGGATCGTCTGGATCTCAATCCACTTCAAGCCACTTTA from Acinetobacter lwoffii encodes the following:
- the ttcA gene encoding tRNA 2-thiocytidine(32) synthetase TtcA, translating into MYSPVESEQGFNFKPELPTSSAYYRLLKKLRRQVGHAIRDFKMIEEGDKVMVCISGGKDSYTLLDILLQFKRIAPINFDVVAVNLDQKQPGFPEDVLPRYLEENNIPYYILEKDTYSITKKLTPEGKTYCAVCSRLRRGSLYGFAQEIGATKVALGHHRDDILATFFLNLFHGGSLKAMPPKLLSSDKKNILIRPLAYVEEKDIIKYAEMRQFPIIPCNLCGSQDNLQRAIINDMLRDWDKAHPKRLHSIFGALQNVSPSQLVDRELFDFEVLDSQREFDFKGGDSTEEAVEGENRRINMVNLGFAAD
- a CDS encoding SCP2 sterol-binding domain-containing protein; its protein translation is MPAFLTDDWFSTVETLTAQAGDLNLPPALANLAINLVVADTTGNTELSLDGGAIKKGLSSNAKTTLNMDGETLRKVFLEFDMAAAMQAFMTGKIKVQGDMSQLMALQTAKPSQEQKDLFKKVLENTTA
- a CDS encoding MltF family protein translates to MHSSSSTGSRLCLRSVISSLPLKALVLSTAFIPLHSINASKTTLQFDHVVNSNKLTVVAVENPTTVFQDGQHLHGFGYDLVRNYANNLNVKLDFKIVPDNNTALQWVAQGKANLAMTTTDIRTIENKRLTSFSATCGDESILSSNGLNTNLNLVFKSATDPLSQTASAFVCKGKQSGAIKQLASFYNQNVVKEESWTTIQRDLNNRLPIYEASFKQTAQQYDLDWHLLAAIGYQESYLKPNSVSPTGVRGLMMLTNSTAKAMGVSNRTDPAQSIQGGAKYYDQMLSRYDHIPFPDRNWFALVAYNMGPGAVNQLQKRIQSQGKNPNNWVNLYAYLDQNKANNGRYRQAVQYVTRIRAYLEHIKTTPQLVNI
- the greB gene encoding transcription elongation factor GreB; this encodes MKSNLITRAGHDKLVAELKNLWHEERPEITKKVNWAASLGDRSENADYQYNKQILRKIDRRVRYLGKRLEELKIIDFSPEQEGKVYFGAWVEIENEEGEQKTLRIVGVDEIYDHHPQHISISSPMARALLGKQVDDEAEVLTPSGKKLWFINSIRYEKPENSAD
- a CDS encoding 4-phosphoerythronate dehydrogenase codes for the protein MKIVADENLAFTDYFFSEFGDIQHRAGRTLSADDVKDADSLLVRSVTQVNEVLLQNSSIKFVGSATIGTDHLDIAALEQHGIQWSNAAGCNAQAVAEYVITALLQVRPELLDANATFTLGIVGLGNVGTRLAYMAKLLGWRVIGCDPFVQREQVDQVEFHELLQQADAVSIHVPLTKTGIYPTYHLFNATALAKMQPDAILINSARGPVIEETALIQDIKATQRPVILDVFEHEPLISAELLDLVTLVTPHIAGYSLEGKARGTQMIYEAFCQTFGFAANKQFESQLPICEQFFQGQDLKMALQQHLSQIYDIARDDANLRACLKEGKIDQQAFDHLRKTYPLRREWAAHGGPKA
- the epmA gene encoding EF-P lysine aminoacylase EpmA → MTMTYQPTCDLQAMRARATLYRQIRQFFAERDVLEVETPILSQAGVTDVHLASVQAQRHVLGKLNTHYLQTSPEFAMKRLLASGSGPIYQICKVFRNDEHGRKHNSEFTMLEWYRPGFSLKDLMFEVSDLLNVTLKARFGEIRPTILSYKHAFMDRLDLNPLQATLQELKDCCRRVGLNLDLGEDRLGYIDLLFSHMVEPSLGFDTAVFLTDFPPEMASLAKTRTDEDGELVAARFELYIEGLELANAYDELIDADVLRSRFEADNAERAKLGLHVMPIDKYLLAALPNMPECSGIALGIDRLLMIATNQMKLEQVITFPADIS